One Candidatus Ornithobacterium hominis genomic region harbors:
- the purC gene encoding phosphoribosylaminoimidazolesuccinocarboxamide synthase, translated as MEKKDFLYEGKAKKIYATSEENKVIVYYKDDATAFNAQKKGSVESKGEMNNKITTLIFQYLEKNEIPTHYIETLNEREQLVEKVSIVPLEMVVRNYVAGSMAKRLGLEEGAQCPETVFDICYKKDELGDPLINDFHAVLLNAATHEELKEMYQLTDKINELLKDLFLKADLILADFKIEFGKNKDGKIILADEISPDTCRLWDKDTGKKLDKDRFRRDLGEVSEAYIEVYNRLQKVLN; from the coding sequence ATGGAAAAAAAAGATTTTTTATACGAAGGTAAAGCGAAGAAAATTTACGCAACTTCAGAAGAAAATAAAGTCATTGTTTATTATAAAGACGATGCTACAGCATTCAATGCTCAGAAAAAAGGTTCTGTGGAATCTAAAGGAGAAATGAACAATAAAATTACAACACTTATTTTTCAATATTTAGAGAAAAATGAAATCCCAACGCATTACATCGAGACGCTAAATGAGCGAGAGCAATTAGTAGAAAAAGTCAGTATTGTTCCGCTAGAAATGGTGGTGAGAAATTACGTTGCAGGATCTATGGCAAAGCGTTTAGGTTTAGAAGAAGGCGCGCAATGCCCCGAGACAGTTTTTGATATTTGCTACAAAAAAGACGAATTGGGCGACCCGCTCATCAATGATTTTCACGCCGTTTTGTTGAATGCAGCGACTCACGAGGAATTAAAAGAAATGTACCAACTGACTGATAAAATTAATGAATTGTTAAAAGATTTGTTCTTAAAGGCAGATCTAATCTTAGCTGACTTCAAAATTGAATTTGGCAAAAATAAAGATGGAAAAATCATTTTAGCCGATGAAATCAGCCCTGATACGTGCCGCTTGTGGGATAAAGATACAGGGAAAAAACTAGACAAAGACAGATTCAGAAGAGATTTGGGAGAAGTAAGTGAAGCATATATAGAAGTTTACAACCGATTACAGAAAGTTTTAAATTAA
- the purM gene encoding phosphoribosylformylglycinamidine cyclo-ligase codes for MSTYKVAGVDKEEGYQTVHKIKDDVASTHSKNVLNGIGSFGAFYELGDYKNPVLVSGTDGVGTKLRIALDVQKYDTVGIDCFAMCANDILCHGAKPLFFLDYLACGKLDSDVAAEIVSGIVKACKETSCALIGGETAEMPGMYQIGDYDVAGFCVGAVEKDEIIDGQKIKEGDVVLALASSGFHSNGFSLVRKVFTNLQEEWEGKPLYETLLIPTKLYQNAIDELRKQVCVNGIAHITGGGLIENIPRILPKGLGVEIHKSSIKTPKIMQELQKRAGIAEEEMFGTFNMGVGMVVIVSKDKEAKALQALEAAGENAYKIGFVKSSEREIVLE; via the coding sequence ATGTCAACATACAAAGTAGCTGGAGTAGATAAAGAAGAAGGTTACCAAACCGTTCATAAAATCAAAGACGACGTAGCCTCTACGCATAGCAAAAATGTGCTCAATGGGATTGGTTCTTTTGGAGCTTTTTATGAGCTGGGCGATTACAAAAACCCAGTTCTTGTCAGCGGAACCGACGGCGTAGGAACCAAATTGAGAATTGCGCTTGATGTGCAAAAATACGACACCGTGGGCATAGATTGCTTTGCGATGTGTGCCAACGATATACTGTGCCACGGAGCCAAACCTTTATTTTTTTTAGATTATTTAGCTTGCGGAAAATTAGATAGCGATGTGGCTGCTGAAATTGTGAGCGGGATTGTAAAAGCTTGTAAAGAAACAAGTTGTGCCTTGATTGGTGGGGAAACAGCTGAAATGCCTGGTATGTACCAAATCGGCGATTATGACGTCGCTGGATTTTGTGTTGGTGCGGTAGAGAAAGATGAAATCATCGATGGGCAAAAAATCAAAGAAGGCGATGTCGTTCTTGCTTTAGCCTCGAGCGGATTCCATAGTAATGGCTTTTCTTTAGTAAGAAAAGTTTTTACAAATCTTCAAGAAGAATGGGAAGGGAAGCCTTTGTATGAAACGCTTTTGATTCCGACGAAACTTTACCAAAACGCTATTGACGAGTTGAGAAAACAAGTATGTGTAAATGGAATAGCACATATTACCGGCGGGGGTTTGATTGAAAATATCCCGAGAATTTTACCGAAAGGTTTGGGAGTAGAGATTCATAAATCAAGCATCAAAACGCCGAAAATTATGCAAGAATTGCAAAAAAGAGCTGGTATTGCTGAAGAAGAAATGTTTGGGACGTTCAATATGGGCGTGGGGATGGTAGTGATTGTAAGTAAAGATAAAGAAGCAAAAGCGCTGCAAGCTTTAGAGGCAGCTGGAGAGAATGCTTACAAAATTGGTTTTGTGAAATCAAGTGAGCGAGAAATTGTATTAGAATAA
- the brnQ gene encoding branched-chain amino acid transport system II carrier protein — MKNKFRIRLTLGFALFAMFFGAGNLILPPFIGLKAGNAWWAAILGFFTTGILAPFLGVITIASFGKKFQDLGKRINPVLITVLSVLIMLCIGPLIAIPRTASTTFEIGIMPLMPQFNASLFASIFFATVLALSVSKSKIIDIIGNYLTPFLMLSLGILIVLGITDADKGSLDSHQSWLDAYLLGFYEGYQTLDVLAAVIFAGIIINAAIQKGFQQPKERFQITINAGFISMIALLLIYGGLVFLGSHAGFSADDEISRTELLLQISHGILGKSGTLVISIAISSACLTTAIALTSAMGSFCEDISNGKIKYSIGVTITCIISGILSINSVDEIISYAITILSFIYPIVFVLILTLLIFGKKVMSPFPYLLAILVTAFISLITVLASHEISPRFTTLFNSVLPLSAYDLGWLLPSFLAFGLGILIQNFKKV; from the coding sequence ATGAAAAATAAATTTCGTATCAGGCTTACTTTAGGATTCGCCTTGTTTGCCATGTTTTTTGGTGCAGGAAACCTGATTTTGCCACCATTTATTGGGTTGAAAGCAGGCAACGCATGGTGGGCTGCGATTTTAGGGTTCTTTACAACTGGGATTTTAGCTCCGTTTTTAGGCGTCATTACGATTGCCTCTTTTGGTAAAAAATTCCAAGATTTAGGAAAAAGAATCAATCCTGTATTAATTACAGTTTTGAGCGTACTGATTATGCTCTGCATTGGCCCGCTAATAGCTATTCCTAGGACGGCTTCCACAACGTTTGAGATTGGCATTATGCCACTTATGCCCCAGTTCAATGCCAGCTTGTTTGCTAGCATATTCTTTGCCACTGTATTGGCTTTATCTGTTTCAAAATCAAAAATTATTGATATTATTGGAAACTACCTAACGCCTTTTCTGATGCTGAGTTTGGGCATTTTGATTGTTTTAGGAATAACAGATGCTGATAAAGGTTCGCTTGATTCTCACCAATCTTGGTTAGATGCCTATTTGTTGGGGTTTTATGAAGGTTACCAAACATTGGACGTTTTGGCTGCGGTAATTTTTGCAGGAATCATCATCAACGCAGCAATTCAAAAAGGATTTCAACAACCCAAAGAAAGATTTCAAATCACGATAAATGCTGGCTTTATCTCGATGATTGCCTTACTTTTAATTTATGGTGGATTGGTTTTCTTAGGCTCACATGCAGGATTTTCTGCTGATGATGAAATTTCAAGAACAGAATTGCTTCTACAGATTTCACACGGCATTTTGGGTAAAAGCGGTACGCTGGTAATTTCCATAGCGATTTCTTCCGCTTGTTTAACGACAGCTATTGCGCTTACTTCTGCCATGGGAAGCTTTTGTGAAGACATTTCTAACGGGAAAATTAAATACAGTATTGGCGTTACTATAACTTGTATTATTTCTGGGATTTTGTCCATCAATAGTGTAGACGAAATAATATCCTATGCCATTACTATTCTTTCATTTATTTACCCGATTGTTTTTGTTTTGATTTTAACTTTATTAATCTTCGGGAAAAAAGTGATGTCACCATTTCCTTATTTATTAGCGATTTTGGTTACAGCTTTCATTTCCTTGATTACCGTATTGGCTTCTCATGAAATTTCCCCTAGATTTACGACATTGTTCAACAGTGTTTTGCCTTTGTCCGCCTATGATTTAGGTTGGCTTTTGCCCTCATTTTTAGCCTTTGGCTTAGGCATTTTAATCCAAAATTTCAAAAAAGTTTAA
- a CDS encoding aminopeptidase C: MKKILLTLAMSTLTYGIAQDNLISAVAQNQTENAGFVFTPVINLERMEVKDQGSSGTCWSYAGASFLESEMVRMGKPPVDLSEIFTARNTYVEKAKQYVRMHGNLDYGDGGELHDIINIYAKYGIVPQYIYSGLNYGTERNDFEEMQSALKGFLEGLVKREQIKKLTPNWESAFKAALDAYLGKVPETFMYNNKKYSPKSFAKEVVGINPDDYIEMLSYEHEPKYTNVFMAVPDNWSFDHAYNVEMTDFVKTIDNALKKGYTVAWAADVSEPYFSWRNGVAYVPEQNTDKLSQEERSNLFRNPPTKEREITPAMRQLAFDNYETTDDHAMHIVGLAKDQNGREYYIVKNSWGVNNDYDGYLYVTKAYVAYKTTAILLNKGGVPPSILKNYRK, from the coding sequence ATGAAAAAAATATTGTTGACGCTGGCAATGAGTACATTGACTTATGGCATAGCGCAAGATAATTTAATCAGTGCAGTGGCTCAAAACCAAACAGAAAATGCAGGGTTTGTGTTCACTCCAGTGATTAATTTAGAAAGAATGGAAGTGAAAGACCAAGGAAGCAGCGGAACTTGCTGGAGCTACGCAGGAGCGTCTTTTTTGGAAAGTGAAATGGTGAGAATGGGTAAGCCCCCAGTCGATTTATCAGAGATTTTCACTGCGAGAAACACTTATGTAGAAAAGGCTAAACAATATGTGCGTATGCACGGAAACTTAGATTATGGTGATGGCGGCGAATTGCATGACATCATCAATATTTATGCTAAATACGGAATCGTTCCGCAGTACATTTATTCAGGTTTAAATTACGGAACAGAAAGAAATGATTTTGAAGAAATGCAATCGGCACTCAAAGGATTTTTGGAAGGCTTGGTAAAAAGAGAACAAATCAAGAAATTGACTCCAAATTGGGAATCCGCCTTCAAAGCAGCTCTCGATGCTTATTTGGGCAAAGTACCCGAAACATTTATGTATAATAATAAAAAATATTCGCCTAAATCTTTTGCTAAAGAAGTGGTAGGCATCAATCCTGATGATTATATAGAAATGCTGTCTTATGAGCATGAACCAAAATATACAAATGTATTCATGGCCGTGCCAGATAACTGGAGCTTTGACCACGCTTATAATGTGGAAATGACTGATTTTGTGAAAACAATAGATAATGCGTTGAAAAAAGGATATACCGTAGCTTGGGCTGCAGATGTTTCTGAGCCTTACTTTAGCTGGAGAAATGGTGTAGCCTATGTCCCAGAGCAAAATACAGATAAACTGAGCCAAGAGGAACGTTCAAATTTATTTAGAAATCCGCCAACGAAGGAAAGAGAAATCACCCCAGCGATGAGGCAATTGGCGTTTGATAATTATGAAACGACAGATGATCATGCAATGCATATCGTTGGTTTGGCAAAAGACCAAAACGGGAGAGAATATTATATCGTAAAAAATTCTTGGGGCGTAAACAATGACTATGATGGCTATTTATACGTTACCAAAGCTTATGTAGCTTATAAAACAACGGCAATTTTATTAAACAAAGGTGGCGTTCCGCCTAGTATTTTGAAGAATTACCGCAAGTAA
- a CDS encoding right-handed parallel beta-helix repeat-containing protein — MRLHSLVFLLPFLLILGCRSNVSSPREERIISFETFGIQPNSKKNASIFAKKLIDSLQKIPADERVKVIFPKGRYDFYATGSFTKEYYISNHDQLNPKNVAFALENLENITIDGQGSEFIFHGRMIPFSIIKGENISLQNFSIDFENPAFRQLTILAVDENKGEVTASVFPENNHVIENHKFYRTGESYELNLFQAMPFRADRRLAYQRSDVAFNPKEIEEISPNQLRIKGWYQIPLTSVGERFALRSHKRPTPGIFISQSKNTAVDNIQLHYAEGMGLLAQMSENIFLDGFSVALKGKDDPRYFTTQADATHFSACKGVIVSKNGLYEGMADDAINVHGTYLKIIKRLDAKTIQAQYMHPQAWGFVWGEKGDEVQFLESEKMELLGGNFTTKIASIYAVDQPRAFGAKVFEITFENEIPKVINEKGKFSVENLTWTPEVIFSNNVIRNNRARGALFSTPKKVICENNVFDHTHGTAILLCGDSNGWYETGACREVVIRNNQFINALTSNYQFTNAIISIYPEIPNLEGQEKFFHSGIVIENNTFETFDQPILYAKSTDGIVFRNNVITHSGEFEPFHWNKHRFFFEKVKNVLIEKNQFENGFNPEKDVRIELSEEKGIQIK, encoded by the coding sequence ATGAGATTGCATTCATTGGTATTTCTTCTGCCATTTCTACTTATTTTAGGTTGCCGCTCCAATGTTTCATCACCTAGAGAGGAAAGGATTATTTCTTTTGAAACTTTTGGAATTCAACCTAATAGCAAAAAAAATGCTTCTATTTTTGCAAAAAAATTGATTGATTCTCTTCAGAAGATTCCTGCAGATGAGAGAGTAAAAGTTATCTTCCCCAAGGGGCGTTATGACTTCTATGCGACAGGTTCTTTTACTAAAGAATATTACATTTCTAACCACGATCAACTGAATCCTAAAAATGTGGCCTTCGCGCTTGAAAATTTAGAAAATATAACGATTGATGGGCAAGGTTCTGAATTTATTTTCCACGGGCGAATGATTCCTTTTTCTATCATCAAAGGAGAGAATATTTCATTGCAAAATTTTTCTATCGACTTTGAGAATCCTGCGTTTCGCCAGTTGACGATTTTAGCTGTAGATGAAAACAAGGGCGAGGTAACCGCTTCTGTTTTCCCAGAAAATAATCATGTAATTGAAAATCATAAATTCTACAGAACTGGTGAAAGCTATGAGTTGAATTTGTTCCAAGCGATGCCCTTTCGTGCCGATCGCCGCTTGGCTTATCAGCGCAGTGATGTGGCTTTTAATCCTAAAGAAATCGAGGAAATTTCGCCCAATCAATTGCGTATCAAAGGTTGGTATCAAATTCCCCTGACGAGTGTGGGCGAGCGTTTTGCGCTACGTTCGCACAAGCGTCCAACACCAGGGATTTTCATTAGCCAAAGCAAGAATACTGCCGTCGATAATATTCAGCTCCACTATGCTGAAGGCATGGGGCTTCTTGCGCAGATGAGCGAAAACATTTTCCTTGATGGATTTAGTGTTGCTTTGAAAGGAAAAGACGACCCGCGCTATTTTACCACACAAGCTGATGCAACACATTTCTCTGCGTGCAAAGGTGTTATAGTTTCTAAAAATGGTTTGTATGAAGGCATGGCCGATGACGCTATAAACGTACACGGCACTTATTTGAAAATCATAAAAAGACTCGATGCCAAAACTATACAGGCACAGTATATGCACCCCCAGGCTTGGGGTTTTGTGTGGGGCGAAAAGGGTGATGAGGTTCAGTTTCTAGAGTCAGAAAAAATGGAATTGTTGGGGGGTAACTTTACGACCAAAATTGCTTCTATCTATGCCGTTGACCAACCGAGAGCTTTTGGTGCTAAAGTTTTTGAAATTACTTTTGAGAATGAAATCCCAAAAGTAATCAATGAAAAAGGGAAATTTAGTGTAGAGAATTTAACTTGGACGCCTGAAGTAATTTTTTCTAATAATGTCATCAGAAACAATAGGGCTCGTGGCGCGCTATTTAGTACGCCCAAAAAAGTGATTTGCGAAAACAATGTTTTTGACCACACACACGGCACAGCGATTCTGCTCTGTGGCGATAGCAATGGCTGGTACGAGACGGGCGCCTGCCGAGAGGTTGTAATACGGAACAACCAGTTTATCAATGCATTGACAAGCAATTACCAGTTCACCAATGCGATTATTTCTATTTACCCTGAAATTCCTAATTTAGAGGGGCAAGAGAAGTTTTTCCATTCAGGAATTGTGATTGAAAATAATACTTTTGAGACTTTTGATCAGCCAATTTTATACGCAAAATCAACCGACGGAATTGTTTTCCGCAATAATGTTATTACTCACAGTGGTGAGTTTGAACCGTTCCATTGGAATAAACATCGTTTCTTCTTTGAGAAGGTAAAGAATGTTTTGATTGAAAAAAATCAATTCGAGAATGGATTTAATCCAGAAAAAGATGTTCGCATAGAATTATCTGAGGAGAAGGGCATTCAAATCAAATAA
- a CDS encoding DUF456 domain-containing protein: MEITISLIFMILGVLGAILPLLPGLVFSFSGLFLLVYQDVIELHPVWLIIIALWVVFLKIIDYLLPAYTTKKFGGSKYAIWGSSIGLIIGIIFSPLGFVSIIICPFLGAFIAEYIQRREMKNALKAALGSFAGFLLSNGLNLFTAIGLLALAIYKLWDTPAFKALF, translated from the coding sequence ATGGAAATAACGATTAGTCTAATTTTTATGATTTTAGGCGTATTAGGAGCGATTCTACCACTGTTGCCTGGTTTAGTTTTTTCATTTTCAGGTCTTTTTTTGCTTGTTTATCAAGATGTTATAGAACTGCATCCCGTTTGGTTGATAATAATAGCTCTGTGGGTTGTTTTTTTGAAAATCATCGATTACCTATTACCAGCTTATACGACTAAAAAATTTGGAGGCAGTAAATACGCTATTTGGGGAAGCAGTATCGGATTAATTATCGGAATCATTTTCTCCCCATTAGGCTTTGTGAGCATCATTATATGCCCGTTTTTAGGAGCATTCATAGCAGAATATATTCAGAGAAGAGAGATGAAAAACGCACTTAAAGCCGCACTGGGCTCATTTGCAGGATTTTTACTCAGCAATGGGCTGAATTTGTTTACCGCCATTGGCTTATTAGCACTTGCAATCTACAAGCTTTGGGATACCCCTGCATTTAAAGCCTTATTTTAA
- a CDS encoding mechanosensitive ion channel family protein — MEWYKTKIAHAYRNGITDEVKNYIFANVDGVWANVAMIVAGIIFLVAALYLIDVILKKIFLYFIKKLINLTNSKWSVAFYDNRVFNSIIHFFSIAIARVLMPYVFYPLPGVVTFLDRTFYVLLIMVFIQMFNRIADAVSEVSVDENNYRTVAVRSFSQLIKIITTFFGVLAFISIMFNIGYTEILGTMGALTAILILVFRDTILGFVSGIQIASTQMVKVGDWVSIPKYSIEGKIKEINLVSAKILNFDKTISSVPTYDLISTEVRNFEPMVHSKTRRIKRAILFNVKSFKFCTPEMLERFKQINLIEAYISKRQVELREYNQSRGYNPNNIVNGINLTNIGVFREYTKCYLLDNPNISHSADDFLMVRQLEATPQGLPLEIFCFTNTSAWVEYEKIQSDVFDHLLSACKEFDLEVVQILAS, encoded by the coding sequence ATGGAATGGTATAAAACAAAAATAGCACATGCTTATCGTAATGGCATCACCGATGAAGTCAAAAACTACATTTTTGCTAACGTAGATGGTGTTTGGGCAAATGTAGCAATGATTGTTGCAGGAATTATTTTTTTAGTCGCAGCTTTATATTTGATTGACGTCATTCTGAAGAAAATTTTTCTCTATTTCATCAAAAAACTCATCAACCTCACAAACTCAAAGTGGAGCGTTGCATTTTATGACAATCGTGTTTTCAACTCTATAATTCACTTTTTTTCCATTGCGATTGCTCGTGTACTGATGCCCTATGTGTTTTACCCCTTACCTGGAGTTGTTACTTTTTTAGACCGCACATTTTATGTGCTTTTGATTATGGTTTTCATTCAGATGTTTAATCGGATTGCCGACGCCGTATCAGAGGTGTCTGTAGATGAGAACAATTACCGAACTGTGGCTGTACGCTCATTTAGTCAATTAATAAAAATCATTACCACATTCTTTGGTGTTTTAGCCTTCATTTCCATTATGTTTAACATTGGCTATACCGAAATTTTAGGAACAATGGGAGCCTTGACTGCGATTCTGATTTTAGTCTTCAGAGACACCATTTTAGGTTTTGTATCGGGCATTCAAATTGCTTCTACACAAATGGTAAAGGTAGGAGACTGGGTAAGTATTCCTAAATATAGCATTGAGGGAAAGATTAAAGAAATCAACTTAGTTTCAGCCAAAATTCTCAATTTTGATAAGACAATTTCTTCCGTACCCACGTATGATTTGATTTCCACGGAAGTCAGAAACTTTGAGCCAATGGTTCATAGCAAAACTCGCCGCATCAAACGCGCTATCTTATTCAATGTCAAATCTTTTAAATTTTGTACGCCAGAGATGCTTGAGCGGTTTAAACAAATCAACTTGATTGAAGCTTACATCTCTAAACGCCAAGTTGAATTGAGAGAATACAATCAATCTCGGGGCTATAATCCCAATAATATTGTCAATGGAATTAACTTGACCAACATTGGCGTTTTCCGAGAATACACCAAATGCTATTTGCTAGACAACCCCAATATTTCACACTCGGCAGATGATTTTTTGATGGTTCGTCAGCTAGAAGCCACACCACAAGGCTTGCCTTTGGAGATTTTTTGTTTCACCAATACTTCCGCTTGGGTAGAGTACGAGAAAATCCAGTCTGATGTATTTGATCATCTACTCTCCGCTTGCAAAGAATTTGACTTGGAAGTCGTGCAAATCCTCGCTTCCTAA